A single genomic interval of Suncus etruscus isolate mSunEtr1 chromosome 10, mSunEtr1.pri.cur, whole genome shotgun sequence harbors:
- the TXNIP gene encoding thioredoxin-interacting protein isoform X2 has product MVMFKKIKSFDVVFNDPDKVYGSGEKVTGRVAVEVCEVTRVKAVRILACGVAKVLWMQGSQQCKQTLDYLRYEDTLLLEEEPAGENEMVIMRPGNTYEYKFGFELPQGPLGTSFKGKYGCVDYWVKAFLDRPSQPTQEIKKNFEVMDLVDVTTPELLAPVSAKKEKKVSCMFIPDGRVSVSARIDRKGFCEGDEISIHADFENTCSRIVVPKAAIVARHTYLANGQTKVLTQKLSSVRGNHIISGTCASWRGKSLRVQKIRPSILGCNILRVEYSLLIYVSVPGSKKVILDLPLVIGSRSGLSSRTSSMASRTSSEMSWVDLNIPDMPEAPPCYMDIIPEDHRLESPTTPLLDDTDGSQDSPIFMYAPEFKFMPPPTYTEVNPSILNNNVQ; this is encoded by the exons ATGGTGATGTTCAAGAAGATCAAATCTTTCGACGTGGTCTTCAACGACCCCGACAAGGTGTACGGCAGCGGGGAGAAGGTGACGGGCCGGGTGGCCGTGGAGGTGTGCGAGGTCACCCGAGTCAAGGCCGTGCGCATCCTGGCCTGCGGGGTGGCCAAGGTCCTCTGGATGCAGGGCTCGCAGCAATGCAAGCAGACCCTGGACTACCTGCGCTATGAAGACACTCTCCTGCTGGAGGAAGAGCCCGCAG GTGAGAATGAAATGGTGATTATGAGGCCTGGAAACACATATGAATACAAATTTGGCTTCGAGCTTCCTCAGGG ACCTCTGGGCACATCCTTCAAGGGAAAATACGGATGTGTGGACTACTGGGTGAAAGCTTTTCTGGATCGTCCCAGCCAGCCTACTCAAGAGATCAAGAAGAACTTTGAAGTGATGGATCTAGTGGATGTCACCACTCCTGAGTTACTG GCACCTGTGTctgcaaagaaagagaagaaagtttcctGCATGTTCATTCCTGATGGAAGGGTGTCTGTGTCTGCCCGAATTGACAGGAAAGGCTTCTGTGAAG GTGATGAGATTTCCATTCATGCTGACTTTGAGAATACGTGTTCCCGAATTGTGGTTCCCAAGGCTGCCATTGTAGCCCGTCACACCTACCTTGCCAATGGTCAAACCAAGGTTCTGACCCAGAAGCTGTCATCGGTCAGAGGCAACCATATTATCTCAGGGACCTGTGCTTCATGGCGTGGCAAGAGCCTCCGGGTACAGAAGATCAGGCCTTCTATCCTGGGTTGCAACATCCTTCGAGTTGAATATTCCTTACTG ATCTATGTGAGTGTTCCTGGGTCCAAAAAAGTCATTCTTGACCTTCCTTTGGTAATCGGCAGCAGGTCAGGACTTAGCAGCCGAACGTCCAGCATGGCCAGCAGAACTAGCTCTGAGATGAGCTGGGTAGATCTGAACATCCCTGACATGCCAGAAG CTCCACCTTGCTATATGGACATCATTCCTGAAGATCACAGACTGGAGAGCCCCACCACTCCCCTGCTAGATGACACAGATGGCTCTCAAGACAGCCCTATTTTTATGTATGCTCCTGAATTCAAATTCATGCCACCACCCACATACACTGAG GTGAATCCCTCCATCCTGAACAACAATGTGCAGTGA
- the TXNIP gene encoding thioredoxin-interacting protein isoform X1 encodes MVMFKKIKSFDVVFNDPDKVYGSGEKVTGRVAVEVCEVTRVKAVRILACGVAKVLWMQGSQQCKQTLDYLRYEDTLLLEEEPAGENEMVIMRPGNTYEYKFGFELPQGPLGTSFKGKYGCVDYWVKAFLDRPSQPTQEIKKNFEVMDLVDVTTPELLAPVSAKKEKKVSCMFIPDGRVSVSARIDRKGFCEGDEISIHADFENTCSRIVVPKAAIVARHTYLANGQTKVLTQKLSSVRGNHIISGTCASWRGKSLRVQKIRPSILGCNILRVEYSLLIYVSVPGSKKVILDLPLVIGSRSGLSSRTSSMASRTSSEMSWVDLNIPDMPEAPPCYMDIIPEDHRLESPTTPLLDDTDGSQDSPIFMYAPEFKFMPPPTYTEVSLAILSPLHFVVLVLSSVKKLAWRDR; translated from the exons ATGGTGATGTTCAAGAAGATCAAATCTTTCGACGTGGTCTTCAACGACCCCGACAAGGTGTACGGCAGCGGGGAGAAGGTGACGGGCCGGGTGGCCGTGGAGGTGTGCGAGGTCACCCGAGTCAAGGCCGTGCGCATCCTGGCCTGCGGGGTGGCCAAGGTCCTCTGGATGCAGGGCTCGCAGCAATGCAAGCAGACCCTGGACTACCTGCGCTATGAAGACACTCTCCTGCTGGAGGAAGAGCCCGCAG GTGAGAATGAAATGGTGATTATGAGGCCTGGAAACACATATGAATACAAATTTGGCTTCGAGCTTCCTCAGGG ACCTCTGGGCACATCCTTCAAGGGAAAATACGGATGTGTGGACTACTGGGTGAAAGCTTTTCTGGATCGTCCCAGCCAGCCTACTCAAGAGATCAAGAAGAACTTTGAAGTGATGGATCTAGTGGATGTCACCACTCCTGAGTTACTG GCACCTGTGTctgcaaagaaagagaagaaagtttcctGCATGTTCATTCCTGATGGAAGGGTGTCTGTGTCTGCCCGAATTGACAGGAAAGGCTTCTGTGAAG GTGATGAGATTTCCATTCATGCTGACTTTGAGAATACGTGTTCCCGAATTGTGGTTCCCAAGGCTGCCATTGTAGCCCGTCACACCTACCTTGCCAATGGTCAAACCAAGGTTCTGACCCAGAAGCTGTCATCGGTCAGAGGCAACCATATTATCTCAGGGACCTGTGCTTCATGGCGTGGCAAGAGCCTCCGGGTACAGAAGATCAGGCCTTCTATCCTGGGTTGCAACATCCTTCGAGTTGAATATTCCTTACTG ATCTATGTGAGTGTTCCTGGGTCCAAAAAAGTCATTCTTGACCTTCCTTTGGTAATCGGCAGCAGGTCAGGACTTAGCAGCCGAACGTCCAGCATGGCCAGCAGAACTAGCTCTGAGATGAGCTGGGTAGATCTGAACATCCCTGACATGCCAGAAG CTCCACCTTGCTATATGGACATCATTCCTGAAGATCACAGACTGGAGAGCCCCACCACTCCCCTGCTAGATGACACAGATGGCTCTCAAGACAGCCCTATTTTTATGTATGCTCCTGAATTCAAATTCATGCCACCACCCACATACACTGAGGTAAGTCTTGCCATTTTATCCCCACTTCATTTTGTAGTGCTAGTGCTGTCTTCTGTTAAGAAGTTGGCTTGGAGGGATCGCTAA